Proteins encoded by one window of Streptomyces sp. ALI-76-A:
- the lepB gene encoding signal peptidase I: MDTEAQPTERDRSSRPSVAEENSDTGAPEERSRFALVSRAADWLPGGRITLTLLACLVFLLLLSTFVVQPFQIPSGSMERGLRIGDRVLVNKLAYRFGAEPQRGDVVVFDGTGYFGDADYIKRVVGVGGDHVVCCDKEGRIEVNSRSVDETTFLYPGDSPSTVPFDVVVPRGTLFVLGDHRSDSSDSRDHLGSPGGGMIPVDLVIGRADWVLWPAGHFARLHRPDAYARVPAAEGAGEPTTAAGAHG; the protein is encoded by the coding sequence ATGGACACCGAAGCACAGCCGACGGAGCGCGACCGCTCCTCCCGCCCTTCCGTTGCCGAGGAGAACTCGGACACCGGAGCGCCGGAGGAACGGTCGCGTTTCGCGTTGGTGTCCCGGGCCGCCGACTGGCTGCCCGGCGGGCGGATCACCCTGACCCTGCTGGCCTGCCTCGTTTTCCTGCTGCTGCTCAGCACGTTCGTGGTGCAGCCGTTCCAGATCCCCAGCGGATCCATGGAGCGTGGATTGAGGATCGGGGACCGGGTTCTCGTAAATAAGTTGGCGTACCGTTTCGGTGCCGAGCCGCAGCGCGGCGATGTCGTCGTGTTCGACGGCACCGGGTACTTCGGGGACGCGGACTACATCAAACGCGTTGTGGGCGTGGGGGGAGACCACGTGGTCTGCTGTGACAAGGAGGGGAGGATCGAGGTGAACTCCCGGTCCGTCGACGAGACGACGTTCCTGTATCCCGGCGACAGCCCGTCCACGGTGCCCTTCGACGTCGTCGTGCCCCGGGGCACCCTCTTCGTCCTCGGTGACCACCGCAGCGACTCCAGCGACTCCCGCGACCACCTGGGCTCACCGGGCGGCGGCATGATCCCCGTCGACCTCGTGATCGGCCGGGCCGACTGGGTCCTGTGGCCCGCCGGCCACTTCGCCCGCCTGCACCGCCCCGACGCGTACGCGCGCGTGCCCGCCGCCGAAGGGGCCGGCGAACCGACCACCGCGGCGGGCGCCCATGGGTAA
- the lepB gene encoding signal peptidase I encodes MGNRGKPRGMSGSAADNLLPTGSRRAFAGAASGRSRAERRKLQRKVKRRRRRSAIKEIPLLVGVAVLIALVLKTFLVQAFVIPSGSMEQTIQIGDRVLVDKFTPWFGSRPQRGDVVVFKDPGGWLQDEQPTTTKEDPIVVKQVKEGLTFIGLLPSENEKDLIKRVVGVGGDRVTCCDAQGRVTVNGVPLNEDYLYPGNVPSTTQFDITVPQGRLWVMGDHRDNSADSRAHQDTDYGGTVSEDSVVGRAMVIAWPFGHWSKLEEPKTYASVSDSVSGSTAAAAPSLRVAPDDPNGSVQLPSPAELPLVMGVVGLRRVWGRQRRHRVRSWRGGCGGWRTVRTRRRGAPRASRGDSRPGRGQRRDPRE; translated from the coding sequence ATGGGTAACCGCGGTAAACCGCGCGGGATGTCGGGCAGCGCGGCCGACAACCTGCTGCCCACCGGCTCCCGGCGCGCCTTCGCCGGCGCGGCCTCCGGGCGCAGCCGTGCCGAGCGGCGCAAGCTCCAGCGCAAGGTCAAGCGGCGCCGCAGGCGCTCCGCGATCAAGGAGATCCCCCTCCTGGTCGGCGTCGCCGTCCTCATCGCCCTCGTCCTGAAGACGTTCCTCGTCCAGGCGTTCGTGATCCCGTCCGGCTCGATGGAGCAGACGATCCAGATCGGCGACCGGGTTCTCGTGGACAAGTTCACCCCGTGGTTCGGCTCCAGGCCGCAGCGCGGGGACGTCGTCGTCTTCAAGGACCCCGGTGGCTGGCTCCAGGACGAGCAGCCCACCACGACGAAGGAGGATCCCATCGTCGTCAAGCAGGTCAAGGAGGGGCTCACCTTCATCGGCCTGCTGCCGTCCGAGAACGAGAAGGACCTCATCAAGCGGGTCGTCGGCGTCGGCGGCGACCGTGTCACGTGCTGTGACGCCCAGGGAAGGGTCACCGTCAACGGAGTTCCCCTGAACGAGGACTACCTGTACCCCGGCAACGTCCCGTCCACGACACAGTTCGACATCACCGTGCCGCAGGGACGGCTGTGGGTGATGGGCGACCACCGGGACAACTCCGCGGACTCCCGCGCGCACCAGGACACCGACTACGGGGGCACGGTCTCCGAGGACTCGGTGGTGGGACGGGCCATGGTCATCGCCTGGCCCTTCGGCCACTGGAGCAAGCTGGAGGAGCCGAAAACCTATGCCTCCGTGTCCGACTCGGTCTCCGGGTCGACCGCGGCCGCCGCGCCGTCGCTTAGGGTTGCACCCGACGATCCGAACGGATCGGTCCAGCTCCCGAGCCCTGCGGAACTCCCGCTCGTTATGGGAGTGGTGGGCCTGCGCCGTGTATGGGGCAGGCAGCGGCGGCACAGAGTAAGGAGTTGGCGTGGGGGATGTGGCGGTTGGCGCACGGTCCGGACACGACGGCGAGGAGCACCGCGGGCGTCCCGCGGAGACAGCCGTCCCGGCCGCGGACAGCGCCGTGACCCCCGGGAATGA
- the lepB gene encoding signal peptidase I yields MGDVAVGARSGHDGEEHRGRPAETAVPAADSAVTPGNDSGAAEDGTVTERTGTDGQGPGEPGSQGKKPRSFWKELPILIGIALVLALLIKTFLVQAFSIPSDSMQNTLQEGDRVLVDKLTPWFGSEPERGEVVVFHDPDKWLAGEPTTDPNAVQTFLSWIGLMPSAEEKDLIKRVVGVGGDTVSCKNSGPLTVNGKALNEPYVYPGNTPCSVDDQGGQFTVKVPEGFIWVMGDHRQNSRDSRYNRNDRNKGMVPVDEVVGRAVVKAWPINRWGTLPVPDTFDQDGLKAQSVSSATLAIAPNGIALVGVLPVALWRRRKTAAAQTR; encoded by the coding sequence GTGGGGGATGTGGCGGTTGGCGCACGGTCCGGACACGACGGCGAGGAGCACCGCGGGCGTCCCGCGGAGACAGCCGTCCCGGCCGCGGACAGCGCCGTGACCCCCGGGAATGACTCCGGGGCGGCCGAGGACGGCACGGTGACCGAGCGGACAGGGACGGACGGCCAGGGACCCGGTGAGCCGGGCTCGCAGGGGAAGAAGCCCCGCTCCTTCTGGAAGGAGCTGCCCATCCTGATCGGTATCGCGCTGGTGCTGGCGCTGCTGATCAAGACCTTCCTGGTGCAGGCGTTCTCCATCCCGTCCGACTCGATGCAGAACACCCTCCAGGAGGGCGACCGGGTTCTGGTCGACAAGCTCACCCCGTGGTTCGGCTCCGAGCCGGAGCGCGGCGAGGTCGTGGTCTTCCACGACCCCGACAAGTGGCTGGCGGGCGAGCCGACGACGGACCCGAACGCGGTGCAGACGTTCCTCAGCTGGATCGGCCTGATGCCGTCCGCCGAGGAGAAGGACCTCATCAAGCGCGTCGTCGGCGTGGGCGGCGACACCGTCTCGTGCAAGAACAGCGGCCCGCTCACGGTCAACGGCAAGGCGCTGAACGAGCCGTACGTGTACCCGGGCAACACCCCGTGCAGTGTCGACGACCAGGGCGGTCAGTTCACGGTGAAGGTGCCCGAGGGCTTCATCTGGGTGATGGGCGACCACCGGCAGAACTCGCGGGACTCGCGCTACAACCGGAACGACCGGAACAAGGGCATGGTGCCGGTGGACGAGGTCGTCGGGCGGGCCGTGGTGAAGGCCTGGCCGATCAACCGCTGGGGCACCCTGCCGGTCCCGGACACGTTCGACCAGGACGGGCTGAAGGCCCAGTCGGTGTCCTCCGCCACCCTCGCCATCGCCCCGAACGGGATCGCCCTCGTCGGCGTTCTGCCGGTGGCCCTGTGGCGCCGCCGGAAGACCGCCGCCGCCCAGACCCGCTGA
- the lepB gene encoding signal peptidase I yields the protein MGGESTTRTVPRGGGADTGPVGSRTGQRLSGLAVALGLVLFLGGFAWGAVVYRPYTVPTSSMTPTIDAGERILAERVDGDEVRRGDVVVFKDTAWVTNALVVKRVVAVGGDTVACCTNGKLTVNGKQIDEPYLPAGSLAEDTAFPAVTVPKGRLFLLGDERQGSLDSTAHLTDAASGTVARDAVTARVDAVVWPMDGMLKRPAGFEALGALSTPGPLSTIGVLIVVGAVLVLGGGAYGPVAKLLGGRSRSRTGPAGAH from the coding sequence ATGGGTGGCGAGAGCACGACACGTACGGTCCCGCGCGGCGGTGGCGCGGACACGGGCCCGGTGGGCAGCCGGACCGGACAGCGACTGTCCGGACTGGCCGTCGCACTGGGCCTTGTGCTGTTCCTCGGCGGGTTCGCCTGGGGAGCGGTGGTCTACCGGCCCTACACCGTGCCCACCAGCTCGATGACGCCGACGATCGACGCCGGCGAGCGGATCCTGGCCGAGCGCGTGGACGGTGACGAGGTACGCCGCGGTGACGTCGTCGTCTTCAAGGACACGGCCTGGGTGACCAACGCCCTCGTGGTCAAGCGGGTGGTCGCGGTCGGCGGGGACACCGTGGCCTGCTGCACGAACGGCAAGCTGACCGTCAACGGCAAGCAGATCGACGAACCGTATCTGCCCGCGGGCAGCCTCGCCGAGGACACGGCCTTCCCGGCCGTGACCGTGCCGAAGGGCCGGCTCTTCCTGCTCGGTGACGAGCGCCAGGGCTCGCTGGACTCCACGGCCCACCTCACCGACGCGGCGAGCGGCACCGTGGCGCGGGACGCCGTCACGGCCCGCGTGGACGCCGTCGTGTGGCCCATGGACGGCATGCTGAAGCGGCCGGCCGGCTTCGAGGCGCTCGGTGCGCTGTCCACACCCGGGCCGCTGAGTACGATCGGCGTCCTGATCGTCGTCGGCGCGGTGCTCGTCCTGGGCGGCGGAGCGTACGGACCGGTCGCCAAGCTGCTGGGCGGGCGCTCCCGGAGCCGGACGGGGCCCGCCGGTGCCCACTGA
- a CDS encoding NUDIX hydrolase, whose protein sequence is MPTEAADPGADTYDGGLRRVARVVLLDPRDRILLLHGHEPDDPADDWWFTPGGGLEGDETREEAALRELAEETGITEVELGPMLWRRTCSFPFAGRRWDQDEWYYLARTTQTATRALGLTELERRSVAGARWWTCQELTRAHETVYPTRLAELLQRLLDEGPPAGPVTLDTEIV, encoded by the coding sequence GTGCCCACTGAGGCGGCGGACCCCGGCGCGGACACGTACGACGGCGGGCTGCGCAGGGTCGCCCGGGTGGTGCTGCTCGACCCGCGCGACCGCATCCTGCTCCTGCACGGCCACGAGCCGGACGATCCGGCCGACGACTGGTGGTTCACGCCCGGTGGTGGTCTGGAGGGCGACGAGACTCGTGAAGAGGCCGCGCTCAGGGAACTCGCGGAGGAGACCGGCATCACCGAGGTCGAACTCGGCCCGATGCTGTGGCGGCGGACGTGCTCGTTCCCGTTCGCGGGCCGCCGCTGGGACCAGGACGAGTGGTACTACCTGGCCCGGACCACCCAGACGGCGACCCGGGCGCTGGGCCTGACCGAACTGGAGCGGCGCAGCGTCGCAGGAGCGCGCTGGTGGACCTGTCAGGAACTGACCCGGGCACATGAGACGGTGTATCCGACCAGACTCGCCGAGCTGCTCCAGAGGCTGCTCGACGAAGGTCCCCCGGCCGGGCCCGTGACCCTGGACACCGAAATCGTCTAG
- a CDS encoding DUF2469 domain-containing protein: MSAEDLEKYETEMELKLYREYRDVVGLFKYVIETERRFYLTNDYEMQVHSVQGEVFFEVSMADAWVWDMYRPARFVKQVRVLTFKDVNIEELNKNDLELPSG, translated from the coding sequence ATGAGCGCCGAGGACCTCGAGAAGTACGAGACCGAGATGGAGCTCAAGCTCTACCGGGAGTACCGCGATGTCGTCGGTCTGTTCAAGTACGTGATCGAGACCGAGCGACGTTTCTACCTCACCAACGACTACGAGATGCAGGTGCACTCGGTCCAGGGCGAGGTGTTCTTCGAGGTGTCCATGGCGGATGCCTGGGTGTGGGACATGTACCGGCCGGCCCGGTTCGTGAAGCAGGTGCGGGTCCTCACGTTCAAGGACGTGAACATCGAGGAGCTGAACAAGAACGACCTCGAGCTGCCGAGCGGATGA
- a CDS encoding YraN family protein, whose amino-acid sequence MNARSALGKYGETLAARRLAEAGMTVLERNWRCGRTGEIDIVARDGDVLVVCEVKTRRAGPFGHPMAAVTPDKARRLRGLAERWIHAHGGAPPGGVRIDLVGVVLPRRGAPVVEHARGVA is encoded by the coding sequence ATGAACGCACGAAGCGCACTCGGCAAGTACGGCGAGACCCTGGCCGCCCGGCGACTGGCGGAGGCCGGGATGACGGTCCTGGAGCGCAACTGGCGCTGCGGCAGGACCGGAGAGATCGACATCGTGGCGCGGGACGGCGACGTCCTGGTCGTCTGCGAGGTCAAGACCCGGCGAGCGGGGCCCTTCGGGCACCCGATGGCCGCGGTGACCCCCGACAAGGCGCGGCGCCTGCGTGGCCTCGCCGAACGCTGGATCCACGCCCATGGAGGAGCGCCACCGGGAGGCGTCCGCATCGACCTGGTGGGCGTCGTCCTGCCCCGCCGCGGCGCGCCCGTCGTCGAGCACGCGCGGGGGGTGGCCTGA
- a CDS encoding YifB family Mg chelatase-like AAA ATPase → MGFARTCSVALVGVEGVVVEVQADLEPGVAAFTLVGLPDKSLTESRDRVRAAVVNSGAEWPQKKLTVGLSPASVPKGGSGFDLAVACAVLGAGERIDPRVLADIVMIGELGLDGRVRPVRGILPAVLAAADAGYEQVVVPECAAAEASLVPGVSVLGVRTLRQLIAVLADEPVPDEEPDETGRPDPLLAGLRMPGTGAATGMHSMGAAQLDLGRDLADVVGQVSARTAVEVSAAGGHHLFLEGPPGAGKTMLAERLPAILPRLSRQESLEVTAVHSVAGLLPAGRPLVDVAPYCAPHHSATMQALVGGGNGIARPGAVSLSHRGVLFLDETPEFSSRALDALRQPLEAGHVVIARSAGVVRFPAKFLMVLAANPCPCGRFTRTGDLCECPPSAIRRYQSRLSGSLLDRVDLRVEVDHVSRSELTGSGTRGDSTATVADRVREARARALARLTGTPWRTNSEVPGRELRSRWYAVRGAMDEAERSLERGVLTARGLDRVLRVAWTVADLVGHDRPDATDVALALQLRTGVPRGVPMALGALT, encoded by the coding sequence ATGGGGTTCGCACGGACCTGCTCGGTGGCGCTGGTGGGCGTCGAGGGCGTGGTGGTCGAGGTGCAGGCCGACCTCGAACCAGGGGTGGCGGCGTTCACGCTGGTGGGGCTGCCGGACAAGAGCCTGACGGAGAGCCGGGACCGCGTTCGGGCCGCGGTGGTCAACTCGGGGGCCGAATGGCCGCAGAAGAAGCTCACCGTGGGGCTCAGCCCGGCATCGGTGCCCAAGGGCGGGTCCGGCTTCGACCTCGCCGTCGCCTGCGCGGTGCTCGGGGCCGGCGAGCGGATCGACCCCCGGGTGCTCGCCGACATCGTGATGATCGGCGAGCTGGGCCTGGACGGGCGGGTGCGGCCGGTCCGGGGCATCCTGCCGGCGGTCCTGGCCGCGGCGGACGCCGGCTACGAGCAGGTCGTCGTGCCGGAGTGCGCCGCCGCCGAGGCCTCACTGGTGCCGGGCGTCTCCGTCCTGGGAGTGCGCACCCTGCGGCAGCTGATCGCCGTCCTCGCGGACGAGCCCGTGCCCGACGAGGAGCCGGACGAGACGGGCCGCCCCGACCCGCTGCTCGCCGGACTGCGGATGCCCGGCACGGGCGCGGCCACCGGCATGCACAGCATGGGCGCCGCCCAGCTCGACCTCGGCCGCGACCTGGCCGACGTCGTGGGCCAGGTGTCGGCCCGTACGGCGGTGGAGGTCTCCGCCGCGGGCGGGCACCACCTGTTCCTCGAGGGGCCGCCCGGGGCCGGCAAGACGATGCTCGCGGAGCGGCTGCCCGCCATCCTGCCCCGGCTCAGCCGGCAGGAATCGCTGGAGGTCACGGCGGTGCACTCGGTGGCGGGGCTGCTGCCCGCGGGCAGGCCCCTGGTCGACGTCGCCCCCTACTGCGCCCCGCACCACTCGGCGACCATGCAGGCACTGGTCGGCGGCGGCAACGGCATCGCGCGGCCCGGGGCGGTCTCGCTCTCCCACCGTGGCGTCCTGTTCCTGGACGAGACCCCGGAGTTCAGCAGCCGGGCCCTGGACGCCCTCCGGCAGCCGCTGGAGGCGGGGCACGTCGTGATCGCGCGCAGTGCGGGCGTCGTGCGCTTCCCGGCGAAGTTCCTGATGGTGCTCGCGGCCAACCCGTGCCCGTGCGGACGCTTCACCCGGACCGGCGACCTGTGCGAGTGCCCGCCCTCCGCGATCCGCCGCTACCAGTCCAGGCTGTCCGGCTCGCTGCTCGACCGGGTCGACCTGCGCGTCGAGGTGGACCACGTCAGCCGCTCCGAACTGACCGGGAGCGGGACGCGGGGCGACTCGACGGCGACCGTGGCCGACCGGGTCCGCGAGGCCCGGGCACGCGCGCTGGCCCGTCTGACCGGCACACCCTGGCGCACCAACAGCGAGGTGCCCGGACGCGAACTGCGCAGCCGCTGGTACGCGGTGCGCGGCGCCATGGACGAGGCGGAGCGGAGTCTGGAGCGGGGTGTCCTGACCGCTCGGGGGCTCGACCGCGTCCTGCGGGTGGCCTGGACCGTCGCGGACCTCGTCGGCCACGACCGGCCCGACGCGACGGACGTCGCCCTGGCCCTGCAACTGCGTACCGGCGTGCCCCGCGGTGTGCCCATGGCCCTCGGGGCGCTGACATGA
- the dprA gene encoding DNA-processing protein DprA: protein MNAADEEGRGLLDRVFLTRVVEPGDEAAGRWVRELGAEAVARRLRAGGPPLPGVSGKRWAGLLGRAGQAEPGRDLAVAREAGVRFVAPGDAEWPGQLDDLGDARPLGLWVRGRASLRMWALRSVAVVGARACTEYGAHMAATLAAGLAERGWVVVSGGAYGVDGAAHRGALGAGGATVAVLACGVDRPYPRGHAQLISRIAEQGLVLGELPPGDHPTPSRFVLRNRVIAALTRGTVIVEAAYRSGSLVTARAARRLGRHTMGVPGPATSGLSAGVHELLRQDAVLVTDAAEVVELVGDMGELAPDRRGPVLPRDLLDAAARRVLAALPGRGTAPPEEIARGAQTTPDDAVARLYELRSLGYVERHGDGWKLTRQSMTAVRGGRRGC from the coding sequence ATGAACGCCGCCGACGAAGAAGGCCGCGGTCTGCTCGACCGTGTCTTCCTCACCCGGGTCGTCGAGCCCGGGGACGAGGCCGCCGGGCGCTGGGTGCGCGAGCTCGGTGCGGAGGCGGTGGCGCGGCGGTTGCGGGCGGGCGGGCCGCCCCTTCCCGGGGTGAGCGGGAAACGCTGGGCGGGGCTGCTGGGGCGGGCCGGGCAGGCCGAGCCGGGGCGGGACCTCGCCGTCGCCCGGGAGGCCGGGGTGCGGTTCGTGGCGCCGGGTGACGCCGAGTGGCCGGGGCAGCTCGACGATCTCGGTGACGCGCGGCCCCTCGGGCTGTGGGTCCGGGGCCGGGCCAGCCTGCGGATGTGGGCGCTGAGGTCGGTGGCCGTGGTCGGCGCCCGCGCCTGCACCGAGTACGGCGCGCACATGGCGGCCACCCTCGCCGCCGGTCTCGCCGAGCGCGGCTGGGTCGTGGTGTCCGGCGGGGCCTACGGGGTCGACGGTGCCGCCCACCGCGGTGCCCTCGGCGCGGGCGGCGCCACCGTCGCCGTGCTGGCCTGCGGTGTCGACCGGCCCTACCCGCGCGGACATGCCCAGTTGATCAGCAGGATCGCCGAACAGGGCCTGGTGTTGGGGGAGTTGCCGCCCGGCGACCATCCGACGCCGAGCAGATTCGTGCTGCGGAACCGGGTGATCGCCGCGCTCACCCGGGGCACCGTCATCGTCGAGGCCGCCTACCGGAGCGGTTCCCTGGTCACGGCACGGGCGGCCCGGAGGCTGGGCCGCCACACCATGGGCGTGCCGGGGCCCGCCACCAGCGGCCTGTCCGCCGGTGTGCACGAGCTGCTGCGCCAGGACGCGGTACTGGTCACCGACGCCGCCGAAGTCGTGGAACTCGTCGGCGACATGGGCGAACTGGCCCCGGACCGGCGTGGGCCGGTACTGCCGCGCGACCTCCTCGACGCCGCCGCCCGGCGGGTCCTGGCCGCGCTGCCCGGGCGCGGCACGGCGCCCCCCGAGGAGATCGCGCGCGGCGCCCAGACCACCCCGGACGACGCGGTCGCGAGGCTGTACGAACTCCGATCACTCGGTTACGTCGAACGACACGGCGACGGCTGGAAGTTGACACGCCAGTCGATGACGGCCGTACGAGGTGGGCGACGTGGGTGCTGA
- the whiG gene encoding RNA polymerase sigma factor WhiG translates to MPQHTSGSDRAAIPPAAREGGSVRPPAPSTVDELWRSYKATGDERLREQLILHYSPLVKYVAGRVSVGLPPNVEQADFVSSGVFGLIDAIEKFDVDREIKFETYAITRIRGAMIDELRALDWIPRSVRQKARNVERAYATLEARLRRTPSEGEVAAEMGIAVEELHAVFSQLSLANVVALEELLHVGGEGGDGLSVMDTLEDTAADNPVEVAEDRELRRFLARAINTLPEREKTVVTLYYYEGLTLAEIGNVLGVTESRVSQIHTKSVLQLRAKLASFGR, encoded by the coding sequence ATGCCCCAGCACACCTCCGGGTCCGACCGGGCGGCGATCCCCCCAGCCGCCCGCGAGGGTGGCAGCGTACGGCCGCCCGCTCCCTCGACCGTCGACGAGCTGTGGCGGTCGTACAAGGCGACAGGAGACGAGCGGCTGCGCGAGCAGCTGATCCTGCACTACTCGCCGCTGGTCAAGTACGTGGCGGGGCGGGTGAGCGTGGGCCTGCCGCCCAACGTGGAACAGGCGGACTTCGTGTCCTCCGGGGTCTTCGGGCTGATCGACGCGATCGAGAAGTTCGACGTCGACCGGGAGATCAAGTTCGAGACGTACGCCATCACCCGGATCCGCGGCGCGATGATCGACGAGCTGCGCGCGCTGGACTGGATCCCCCGGTCGGTGCGGCAGAAGGCACGCAACGTGGAGCGGGCGTACGCGACGTTGGAGGCGCGCCTGAGACGGACCCCGTCGGAGGGGGAGGTGGCCGCCGAGATGGGCATCGCGGTCGAAGAACTCCACGCGGTGTTCAGCCAGTTGTCGCTGGCCAACGTGGTGGCGCTGGAGGAGCTGCTGCACGTCGGGGGTGAGGGCGGGGACGGGCTCAGCGTCATGGACACGCTGGAGGACACCGCCGCGGACAACCCGGTCGAGGTGGCCGAGGACCGGGAGCTGCGGCGGTTCCTGGCGCGGGCGATCAACACGCTGCCCGAGCGGGAGAAGACCGTCGTGACGCTGTACTACTACGAGGGACTCACGCTCGCCGAGATCGGGAACGTGCTGGGGGTGACCGAGAGCCGGGTGAGTCAGATCCACACCAAGTCCGTGCTCCAGTTGCGTGCGAAGCTGGCGAGCTTCGGCCGTTGA
- a CDS encoding TetR/AcrR family transcriptional regulator — protein MAEHRSMQRAALLDAARSLLSEGGTEALTFPALAERTGLARSSVYEYFRSRAAVVEELCEADFPVWAAEVSAAMERAGTPEGKVEAYVRQQLALVGDRRHRAVVAISASELDARAREKIRAAHGGLVAMIVEALAEMGHAQPRMAAMLLQGVVDAAVRRIELGAAEEPTVITEAAVCMALRGVRG, from the coding sequence GTGGCCGAGCACCGGTCGATGCAGCGAGCCGCCCTGCTGGACGCGGCTCGTTCCCTGTTGTCCGAAGGCGGGACGGAGGCGCTGACCTTCCCCGCCCTCGCCGAGCGGACGGGCCTCGCGCGCTCGTCGGTGTACGAGTACTTCCGCTCGCGGGCCGCCGTGGTCGAGGAGCTGTGCGAGGCCGACTTTCCCGTCTGGGCGGCGGAGGTGTCGGCGGCGATGGAGCGGGCCGGGACACCCGAGGGCAAGGTCGAGGCGTACGTCCGGCAGCAGCTGGCCCTGGTCGGGGACCGGCGCCACCGGGCCGTGGTGGCGATCTCCGCGAGTGAGCTGGACGCGAGAGCCCGGGAGAAGATCCGGGCCGCCCACGGGGGGCTGGTCGCGATGATCGTCGAGGCGTTGGCGGAGATGGGACACGCGCAGCCCCGGATGGCGGCCATGCTGCTGCAGGGGGTCGTGGACGCGGCCGTGCGGCGGATCGAGCTGGGGGCGGCGGAGGAGCCGACGGTGATCACCGAGGCGGCGGTCTGCATGGCCCTGCGGGGCGTGCGGGGCTGA
- a CDS encoding M23 family metallopeptidase, whose amino-acid sequence MRDGSGMRANRCVATWAVALLLLAAVLTSPAGPGGRAVTLAPAATDASVPPLGRGWPVGTRPPVLRGWLPPATVYGRGHRGVDLAAAPGTPVRAVAAGRVSFAGRVAGRGVVAVQLTGTGDPPLRTTYEPVRASVRKGDEVAAGEALGTVEPTGSHCAAPCVHWGLRRGEAYLDPLSLLPPWLLRRGPSRLLPVIGVPLPS is encoded by the coding sequence ATGCGGGACGGTTCCGGCATGCGAGCGAATCGATGCGTGGCGACGTGGGCAGTGGCACTGCTGCTCCTGGCAGCGGTGCTGACCTCCCCGGCCGGACCGGGCGGCCGGGCGGTCACCCTCGCCCCCGCGGCCACGGACGCCTCTGTCCCGCCCCTCGGCCGCGGCTGGCCCGTGGGCACCCGTCCCCCGGTCCTGCGCGGCTGGCTCCCCCCGGCGACGGTCTACGGCCGCGGCCACCGGGGCGTCGACCTGGCGGCCGCTCCCGGCACCCCGGTACGGGCGGTGGCGGCGGGCCGGGTCTCCTTCGCGGGCCGGGTGGCGGGCCGGGGCGTCGTCGCGGTGCAGCTCACGGGAACCGGCGATCCCCCACTGCGCACGACGTACGAGCCGGTACGTGCGTCGGTGCGCAAGGGCGACGAGGTGGCGGCGGGCGAGGCCCTGGGCACGGTGGAACCGACGGGCTCCCACTGCGCGGCTCCGTGCGTCCACTGGGGCCTGCGCAGAGGCGAGGCCTACCTGGACCCGCTGTCGCTGCTGCCGCCCTGGCTCCTGCGCCGCGGGCCGTCACGACTGCTGCCGGTGATCGGCGTCCCCCTGCCCTCGTAG
- the rpsB gene encoding 30S ribosomal protein S2, which produces MAVVTMRELLESGVHFGHQTRRWNPKMKRFIFTERNGIYIIDLLQSLSYIDRAYEFVKETVAHGGTVMFVGTKKQAQEAIAEQATRVGMPYVNQRWLGGMLTNFSTVYKRLQRLKELEQIDFDDVAASGLTKKELLVLSREKAKLEKTLGGIREMSKVPSAVWIVDTKKEHIAVGEARKLNIPVVAILDTNCDPDEVDYKIPGNDDAIRSVTLLTRVIADAVAEGLISRSGVATEGKGDKAAGEPLAAWERDLLEGEKKADEAEAPAAEAPAAEAPAAEEAPAAEAAADEAPAAEAPAEAAAEAPAADAEQA; this is translated from the coding sequence ATGGCCGTCGTCACGATGCGGGAGCTGCTGGAAAGCGGCGTCCACTTCGGTCACCAGACCCGTCGTTGGAACCCGAAGATGAAGCGGTTCATCTTCACGGAGCGCAACGGCATCTACATCATCGACCTGCTCCAGTCGCTGTCGTACATCGACCGCGCCTACGAGTTCGTCAAGGAGACCGTCGCCCACGGCGGCACGGTCATGTTCGTCGGCACGAAGAAGCAGGCGCAGGAGGCCATCGCCGAGCAGGCCACCCGCGTCGGCATGCCCTACGTCAACCAGCGCTGGCTGGGCGGCATGCTCACCAACTTCTCGACCGTCTACAAGCGTCTGCAGCGCCTCAAGGAGCTCGAGCAGATCGACTTCGACGACGTCGCCGCGTCCGGTCTGACCAAGAAGGAGCTTCTCGTGCTCTCGCGCGAGAAGGCCAAGCTGGAGAAGACCCTCGGTGGTATCCGCGAGATGTCCAAGGTGCCCAGCGCCGTCTGGATCGTGGACACCAAGAAGGAGCACATCGCGGTCGGCGAGGCCCGGAAGCTCAACATCCCGGTCGTCGCCATCCTCGACACCAACTGCGACCCCGACGAGGTCGACTACAAGATCCCCGGCAACGACGACGCGATCCGCTCCGTCACGCTGCTCACCCGTGTGATCGCGGACGCGGTCGCCGAGGGCCTCATCTCCCGCTCCGGTGTCGCCACCGAGGGCAAGGGCGACAAGGCCGCGGGCGAGCCGCTGGCCGCGTGGGAGCGCGACCTGCTCGAGGGCGAGAAGAAGGCGGACGAGGCCGAGGCCCCTGCCGCCGAGGCGCCCGCCGCCGAGGCTCCGGCCGCTGAGGAGGCGCCGGCCGCCGAGGCCGCCGCCGACGAGGCTCCCGCCGCCGAGGCCCCGGCCGAGGCTGCCGCCGAGGCCCCTGCCGCGGACGCCGAGCAGGCCTGA